In Cicer arietinum cultivar CDC Frontier isolate Library 1 chromosome 7, Cicar.CDCFrontier_v2.0, whole genome shotgun sequence, a single window of DNA contains:
- the LOC101501580 gene encoding glutathione S-transferase zeta class-like codes for MSTELGSGKSMASASVGEEEHNNNNKLILYSYWRSSCSFRLRIALNVKGLEYEYKAVNLLKGEQSHPEFLQLNPIGFVPVLVDGPAVIFDSFAIIMYLEDKYPQHPLLPTDIHKRAINFQVVTIALFSPKFE; via the exons ATGAGCACGGAACTTGGCTCCGGCAAGTCAATG GCAAGCGCAAGCGTTGGCGAAGaagaacataataataataataaactgaTTCTGTATTCATATTGGAGGAGTTCATGTTCCTTCCGACTCCGAATTGCTCTTAACGTCAAAG GGCTCGAATATGAGTACAAAGCTGTCAATCTGTTGAAAGGAGAACAATCTCATCCTG AGTTTCTCCAGCTCAACCCTATTGGTTTTGTTCCTGTTCTCGTCGATGGTCCTGCTGTAATTTTTGACTCTTTCGCCATTATTATG TATTTGGAGGATAAGTATCCTCAACATCCTTTGCTACCCACTGATATTCACAAAAGAGCTATCAATTTTCAGGTGGTTACTATTGCATTATTTTCTCCAAAGTTTGAATAA